One genomic window of Spirochaetia bacterium 38H-sp includes the following:
- a CDS encoding IclR family transcriptional regulator C-terminal domain-containing protein — protein MSDIKKINAVDRAFIILEKLSVLSYATLEDIARETRLAKATVYRFLQTLRQLGYVKKGDGDLWYLTLKLFSVGSRGLEHVELTNVARPICEKLSRLLGETVHLGILDGTEAVYVLKIESKYSLRMHSRVGKHIPLYCTAIGKVLLAFMDDKCLAGMLNKIKIRSFTVNTKKDIDSIKQELDDIKSKGYAEDREEYEEGIRCISCPIFDFEDKIIAAISVSWPVFRFDDKQVNFYLSEIKKAASEISSIMGYMLTE, from the coding sequence ATGAGTGATATAAAAAAAATAAATGCAGTAGATAGGGCTTTTATAATATTGGAAAAATTGTCCGTGCTTTCCTATGCTACGCTGGAGGATATTGCAAGAGAAACAAGACTGGCAAAAGCTACAGTATACAGATTTTTGCAGACATTGAGACAATTGGGATATGTAAAAAAAGGAGATGGTGATTTATGGTATCTTACTTTAAAGTTGTTTTCTGTAGGCTCAAGGGGCTTGGAGCATGTTGAGCTCACAAATGTGGCGAGACCGATATGTGAGAAACTATCAAGACTACTTGGAGAAACAGTTCATCTAGGGATACTTGATGGTACAGAAGCTGTTTATGTTCTTAAAATAGAGTCCAAGTATAGTCTTAGAATGCATTCTAGGGTTGGGAAACATATTCCACTGTATTGTACTGCAATAGGTAAGGTCTTATTGGCTTTTATGGATGATAAATGCCTTGCAGGTATGTTAAATAAAATAAAAATAAGATCTTTTACTGTAAATACAAAGAAAGATATAGATTCTATAAAACAGGAATTGGACGATATAAAGAGCAAAGGATATGCCGAAGATAGGGAAGAGTATGAAGAAGGAATAAGATGTATTTCTTGTCCTATATTTGATTTTGAGGATAAGATTATAGCTGCTATAAGTGTATCCTGGCCTGTTTTTAGATTTGATGATAAACAAGTAAATTTTTATCTTAGCGAAATTAAAAAAGCAGCTTCCGAAATAAGCAGCATTATGGGTTATATGCTGACAGAATAA
- the kduD gene encoding 2-dehydro-3-deoxy-D-gluconate 5-dehydrogenase KduD → MNEIIDKFRLDNKVAIVTGCSRGLGQGMALALAKAGADIVGISSSDSAPITGKLVQETGRQFLYIKADLSSTEPVSQIISKTIDHYGQIDILINNAGITRRSQALYFSEKDWDDVININLRTLFFLSQAFARYIIKENKKGKIINIASMLSFQGGINVAAYTASKSAVKGLTMALANEWAQYNINVNAIAPGYMITDITSPIRKDSKRNREISDRIPAGRWGTPEDLAGAVVFLASEASDYVNGHTLAVDGGWLAR, encoded by the coding sequence ATGAATGAAATTATTGATAAATTTAGACTCGACAATAAGGTTGCTATAGTAACCGGATGCTCTAGAGGATTGGGACAAGGCATGGCACTTGCCCTGGCAAAAGCCGGAGCAGACATAGTGGGAATAAGCTCCTCTGATTCGGCTCCGATAACAGGGAAACTTGTGCAAGAAACAGGCAGGCAATTCTTATACATAAAGGCAGATTTATCTTCAACAGAGCCTGTTTCCCAAATAATATCAAAAACTATTGACCACTATGGGCAAATAGATATTCTCATTAATAATGCAGGTATAACAAGAAGGAGCCAAGCACTCTATTTCTCAGAAAAAGACTGGGATGATGTAATTAACATAAATTTGAGAACCTTATTCTTCCTTAGTCAAGCTTTTGCAAGATATATAATAAAAGAAAATAAAAAAGGCAAAATAATAAATATAGCAAGCATGCTTAGTTTCCAAGGCGGTATCAATGTGGCTGCTTATACAGCAAGCAAAAGTGCTGTAAAAGGTCTTACAATGGCATTGGCAAACGAATGGGCACAATACAACATAAATGTAAATGCGATAGCACCGGGATACATGATAACGGACATTACAAGCCCCATCAGAAAAGATTCAAAAAGAAATAGAGAAATATCGGATAGAATACCTGCAGGACGATGGGGAACTCCGGAAGATTTAGCAGGTGCAGTGGTATTTCTTGCATCCGAGGCTTCCGACTATGTCAACGGACACACCTTAGCAGTAGACGGAGGATGGTTAGCAAGATAA
- a CDS encoding sugar kinase, protein MGNKIITFGEIMLRLKSPEHQRLFQSPMLEATFGGGEANVAVSLSILGEKASFVSALPDNSIGDAAIRELMKYGVDTSYIKREKGRMGIYFLERGANQRPSNVVYDRDNTCISQVKPDDFDWEKIFSDAKWFHITGITPALSQSTADTSLTAVQEAKKHNCSVSIDLNYRKKLWNYGKKPTEVMSKLASHADIIIANEEDIQKCLGIEVEGIDVTSGSLNYDAYKTLGQKVLSTYPNIKYLAITLRESHSADYNSWSSVLISSKGMTISRKYEITNIVDRVGGGDSFSAGLIYALNNFGDDTEKIINFATAASALKHSIYGDFNLTKLSEIDTLMKGDGSGRVQR, encoded by the coding sequence ATGGGAAATAAAATCATAACATTTGGCGAGATAATGCTGAGACTAAAATCTCCAGAACACCAGAGACTCTTTCAATCCCCTATGCTGGAAGCCACATTTGGCGGAGGAGAAGCTAATGTGGCTGTTTCACTCTCAATTCTGGGAGAAAAAGCAAGCTTTGTATCTGCCTTACCTGACAACAGCATAGGAGATGCTGCCATAAGAGAACTTATGAAATATGGAGTAGACACATCATACATAAAAAGAGAAAAAGGCAGAATGGGGATATACTTCCTTGAAAGAGGTGCAAACCAGCGCCCCAGTAACGTTGTATACGATAGGGACAATACATGTATATCACAAGTAAAACCAGATGACTTTGACTGGGAAAAAATATTTAGCGATGCAAAATGGTTTCATATCACAGGCATCACACCAGCCCTGTCACAATCCACTGCAGACACATCACTGACTGCAGTTCAGGAAGCAAAAAAACACAACTGCAGTGTATCCATAGACCTAAACTACCGTAAAAAACTATGGAATTATGGTAAAAAGCCTACTGAGGTTATGAGCAAACTCGCAAGCCATGCGGATATAATAATTGCCAACGAAGAAGACATACAGAAATGTCTAGGAATAGAAGTAGAAGGAATAGATGTGACAAGTGGCAGCCTCAATTATGATGCATACAAAACACTCGGACAAAAAGTACTGTCCACCTATCCCAACATAAAATATCTTGCCATAACACTTAGAGAAAGCCATTCTGCGGACTATAACAGCTGGTCATCAGTACTGATCAGCTCAAAAGGAATGACAATCTCAAGAAAATACGAGATCACCAACATAGTTGACAGAGTAGGAGGAGGAGACAGCTTCTCTGCAGGATTGATATATGCTCTCAATAACTTTGGAGATGATACAGAAAAAATCATCAACTTTGCAACAGCAGCATCTGCACTCAAGCATTCAATATACGGAGATTTTAATCTTACAAAACTCTCAGAAATAGATACTCTAATGAAAGGAGATGGTTCAGGAAGAGTTCAACGCTAA
- a CDS encoding nitroreductase family protein — protein sequence MHLMEEIKNRVSIRKFLPEPIEKDTVLRILEAGRLAPSAKNRQAWRFIAIQKDTMRKKIQEAAYNQEYVGAAPLIIAGCTTNIEYKMPNGQLSYPIDISIAMTQMMLQAVHEGLGTCIVTSFDEEQIKYYLTVPYSMRVVALLLVGHPAETPIRPDRYPLERISSFDHW from the coding sequence ATGCATCTAATGGAAGAAATAAAAAACAGAGTCAGCATAAGGAAGTTCTTACCAGAACCCATAGAAAAAGACACAGTACTAAGAATATTAGAAGCAGGACGATTGGCACCATCAGCCAAAAACAGGCAGGCATGGAGATTCATAGCAATACAAAAAGACACTATGAGAAAAAAAATACAGGAAGCAGCCTATAATCAAGAATACGTAGGCGCGGCACCACTCATCATAGCAGGATGCACAACCAACATAGAGTACAAAATGCCCAACGGACAGTTATCATACCCCATAGACATAAGCATAGCAATGACACAAATGATGCTCCAAGCCGTACACGAAGGCCTGGGCACATGCATAGTCACAAGCTTTGATGAAGAACAAATAAAATACTATCTAACCGTACCTTATTCCATGAGAGTTGTAGCACTTCTTCTTGTAGGTCACCCTGCAGAAACACCTATAAGACCCGACAGATACCCTCTTGAGAGGATAAGCTCCTTTGACCACTGGTGA